The sequence TCCCACAGGTAGAGGCCCGTGTGCCGCATGAAAGGCAGGGGGTCGGAAGCATCTACCAGAACCTGGGATCGATCCGGCAGGCTCAGCAGCGTGACGGCATGACCTAGGTTGCTCTCCTGCCCCGCCTGGTTGCGCCAGACCATCACCACCCCTGCTGGAAGGCCCAGCTCCTGCAGCAGCCCGGCCAGCAGCACCGACTGCAACAGGCACTGCCGCTCACCCAGCCGCACCGCGTTGTAGAACTCGAAGCCTCGCTCGAGGCTAAAACGCGGGATGAGGGTCTTGACTGCCCGGTGCAGCCAGAGGGCGGCCATGCGGGCCTGTTCAACTGAGGCTGAGCGTAGCCGTGTGCGCTGCGCCTGAAGCGCCGAACGCAGGGGGTGGTCGTAGGCCTCCTGGTAGCGGGCCTCGAGCCAGGCCCTAAAGGCTGGGGTTGCGGCGGGGGCCTGTAGATAGGAGTCTTCAATAAAGCAAGTAAAGGCCCCCGAACTGTAGGGGTAGCGCGTGGGGCTCAGGGTCTGCCCCCGTCCCGAGGCGGCAGCGACCATAGCACCCCCCAGCAACCCTTTGAGGGCCTGTCGTCGGGTCAAGCGTCTGGGAAGTTGGGCCATAAACGGTAGCCAGCCTAGGGCAACGGGGTAAAGCTTTGGTAAAACCGCCTAGCGTAGGGGATGGGCCTCGGGCTCTGGAAGGGGCACCGGGCTCAGCAGCTCGTTTTGCCGGATAAAGGCTTCCATGAAACGCCCGATAATGATGATCTGGCTGTGGTGGGCGCGGGCAGCCTCGAGCTTTCGCTCCATCTGCTCGGGGGTCAGTACCACCCGCTGCCAGGGCAGGCCGCGGCCCCTGGGGGGCGGCTCGAGCGGCAGATCCTTGTGTACCCCCTTGGGCAGAGGCCACTCCAGCCCTCCGTGAACAATCCAGAAGCGGGCCTTGTGCAGCTCCTTTCTTTTGCCCAGCAGCCGCAGGGCCAGGTCGCCGGTGGTACGGTGATCCGGGTGGGCATCCAGCGGGCTGGGGGCCAGCACCGCCGTGGGTTGGGTCTCGTCCAGGAGCTTTTCCAGGTCTCGCTCGAGGTTCTCGCCCGTGTACAGGGCACCGGGCGACAGGGTGCCGGGGTAGGGAACCCGGTCTACACCGGTGTGGGGCGCGGTGAAAGGATAGTAGTAGTAGTCCAGAAAGAGGCGCATCAGACCCTGATCCGGATAGCCCAGAAAACGCAGGTTCTCGCCTGGAATCCCCATTATCCGAGCCCCGGTGCGTGCCTCGTTCATGCGGGCCTGGCCGAGCTCGAGCATGGCCTTGTCGCCCGGATCTGGGGTGCGCCGGAGGAGCACCGCATCCCACTCGAAGCCGTCACCACTGGTGAGCCAGGCGATGAATACCGTGGCCCCGGCGGCCCTGGCCTGCTGGAGGGTGCCTGCGCAGCAGAGCACTTCATCATCGGGGTGGGGGGCCAGCATCAGCACACGGTCGGCAGCGCTAAAGCCGGGCGCTATGGGCAGGGCCTCCACGCGGGGGGTGTAGTACAGGCGGTAAAGCCACGCGGCCAGACCGGGGGCGTTGATCCACAACACCAGCCCGAGTACCAGCAACAGGAGCAGCAGGTACAGCATTCGGCGTCGCCTGGAGCGTTTCCTTTCCATCAATCCAACTTTACAGGGTTGCCGGACGCCTCGAGCCTTCCGGAGCTACTGCTGGAGCCTTGCGGGCGGGGCTCAGCAGGTAAACCCCCCCATAGATCAGGGTAATGCTGAGCAGGGCCCCCAGGCTTTGTAATTCGCCATAGCCCAGCCGGTTCAGGCTGCCGATGCTGCCCATCATCAGGCCCCCCAGGGCGATGGCCCAGAGGCCGGGGGCCCGCTGTACCGAGCTGCGAAGGGACAGAAGCGCCCCCAGCACCAGCCAGACCGTTCCATAGAGGTTCAGGAGCGGGGTATAGCTGCGGGGGGTGAGCAGCCCGGCCTCGCCCACCGAGGGGTAGGCCTGGCCGCTCAGGGGGTGCTCCAGCCGGGCCAGATCCACCGGGGCCCACAGGGCTACCAGCAGCGCCAGCCCGGCGTACGCGAGCAATAGAAGGGTCAGGCTACCGCGGTAGCGGGGCAGCAGGAGCATGGCGGTGCCATGCCCCAGGAAGGCCGCCGCCAGCAAGGCCCCAGCGCTGTACCACAGCCGATAGGCCCAGGGCTGCCAGCCCTGGGGGAAGAGGGCCTCGAGGCCGGTCGCAAGGGCAAATGCGCTCACCCCCAGGGCCCACCACAGCAGCTGGGGCTGACGGGTGCGCCGGTAGCTGCGCCACAGGAGGCCGGCCAGCCAGAGGGCCACCAGCGCGGCCAGCGGGCTAAACAGGGCCGGGGGCAGAAGCTGAACCTTTCGCTCAGGCGTCTGGGGCGCGGGCACCAGGGGGGGCAGGGCGGGGTCTACCTCAAAGTAGTACTCGACCTGCCCGCCGTAGGGGCTGGCGGTCTGCTTGGCCTGGAGCAGGTAGCGCCCCGCCGCCAGGGCCTCAACCGGGCGAAGCTCGAGGCGCTCGAGGCCGCCCTCGCGCCCCTGCTGCACCACCCGCAGCGCCACCGGGCGGGAGGAAGGCAGGGCAATCAGGCGGTAGCTGCCCAGCTCCCCGGTACGCTTTTCCTGCACCACCAGGGCCGAGACCTCCGGCAGCCGGGCCGAGTCCGGGGGGAACCCAGGGGGTGGGTTGTACCAGGGGTAGGGCTTCAGGTAGGCCGTCCCGCTGTGCAGGTACACCCCCCGCCCTTCTGCCGGGGGAGCCGCTACCGGCAGATACTGAGCCTGGGCCGAAGGAATGCCCAAAAGCGGCACCAGCAGGGTGGAGAGCAATATCGCGCCCACAATGAAGATCCCCAGGCCCACCCCC comes from Meiothermus sp. CFH 77666 and encodes:
- a CDS encoding PIG-L family deacetylase, translating into MLYLLLLLLVLGLVLWINAPGLAAWLYRLYYTPRVEALPIAPGFSAADRVLMLAPHPDDEVLCCAGTLQQARAAGATVFIAWLTSGDGFEWDAVLLRRTPDPGDKAMLELGQARMNEARTGARIMGIPGENLRFLGYPDQGLMRLFLDYYYYPFTAPHTGVDRVPYPGTLSPGALYTGENLERDLEKLLDETQPTAVLAPSPLDAHPDHRTTGDLALRLLGKRKELHKARFWIVHGGLEWPLPKGVHKDLPLEPPPRGRGLPWQRVVLTPEQMERKLEAARAHHSQIIIIGRFMEAFIRQNELLSPVPLPEPEAHPLR
- a CDS encoding tetratricopeptide repeat protein encodes the protein MAQLPRRLTRRQALKGLLGGAMVAAASGRGQTLSPTRYPYSSGAFTCFIEDSYLQAPAATPAFRAWLEARYQEAYDHPLRSALQAQRTRLRSASVEQARMAALWLHRAVKTLIPRFSLERGFEFYNAVRLGERQCLLQSVLLAGLLQELGLPAGVVMVWRNQAGQESNLGHAVTLLSLPDRSQVLVDASDPLPFMRHTGLYLWDVSAQGYRFVEPRFSTEGHILGYRRSLDGQALKGAAVRPLDIAFLHSQFDFYRGERAPRGFIGPSTPEGLSVSARFMERAVKRQPQNPLAVYGLGYIYRKQGRLEAAKAQFRDADRLYTAQGYRPAGLRSALEWAGL